The genomic stretch GAGGAAAATCTCGACAGGCTGACGGTTTTTTGCAAACGGCTCGGACCGGATCGGGTGGACGTGGTGACCACGAATCGCCCGGGTACGGTCAGGGGAACCAGTCCCGTGAACGGGGCACTCCTGAGTCGTTGGCGCGCACGCCTTGAAGTCGGCAAGTATCAGACTTGCGCTTCCAAGGCAGAGGTTTTGGCGGAGATGTCTCCCGAGCGATTGACTGCTCTGGTGGAAGCATCCCTGTCTCGTCGACCTCAGACTGTTTCTCAACTGGCCGGAGCCCTGAACGTGGACTCGGAAGCGGTTCGCGAAACTGTGGAAGCCCTGCAGGAACAGGGCGACGTCATCTCCCGGGAAGACCGGGGTGAGACCTTCTACCACGGTACGGGCCATGTCATGGAGGAATAGCGCGCCATGATACGACACATTTTTTTATTGAGAGGTTATTATGACCGCAGTTGCCAACAAGAAACGTCGGCAGAAGATGTTCATCTCCGTATTGCCGGGGGAACAGGTTGAAGTTGTCATCGCCGAAGAAGGCATCGTCAACGAGTATTATGTAGAGATGGTGCACCAGGCCAAAACCAAGGGCAACATCTACAAAGGGTATATCCACAACATCGATAACGGGCTTCAGGCCGCGTTCATCAACTACGGAGCCGAACGAAACGGGTTCCTGCAGATTGACGAGGTCCATCCCGAATATTACATGGGCAGTCCGGCCACCAAAAAGGGCCAGCGCTTCCCGCTCATGCAGAAGGTGCTCAAGCCCGGCCAGGAAATCCTGGTGCAGGTGGTCAAGGAACCCACAGGCAAGAAAGGCGCCTTCCTCACCACGTATCTTTCTCTTCCGGGCCGCAGCTTCGTGTATACTGTCGGACGCTCCCAGATGGGTGTCTCCCGCAAAATCGAAAATGAAAAAGAGCGCGCACGACTGAAAAAAGCGTTGGAATCCTTTGATACTTCCGAGGGTGTAGGGCTGATAGCCCGTACCGCCGCAGTCGGACAGTCCAAGGCCGCTCTCGGACGCGATTTCAAGTATCTGAACAGGCTCTGGACGGACATTCGCGCCAATGCGCAGCAGAAAAAAGCGCCGACCGTCGTCTATGAAGAGCTTGGGCTGGCAGCCCGGGCTGTCCGCGATTACCTGACCACCGATGTGACCGAGGTATGGGTAGACGACAAGGAAACATACAATCAGGTTAAGCAGTTCGTGAAGCTGGCCTTCCCGCGCAAGAACAATCTGGCCAAGCTGCACGAAGACCATGATCTTTCCCTTCTTGAGCGGTTCAATCTGGTCAAGCAGGTACAGGAGATCTACTCCCGTGAGGCATCCATGCCCTCGGGCGGTCGTCTTGTATTCGATGCTACCGAAGCACTGACAGCCATTGATATCAACTCCGGTAAAATCGGTGGTGAGCGGAACTTCCAGAAGATGGCACTCAAGACCAACGTGGAGGCTGCACGTGAGATCGCCCGCCAGTTGCGCCTGCGCGATATCGGCGGACAGGTCGTTATCGACTTCATCGAGATGAAGAATCCGAAAGACTGCCGCGAAGTCGAGAAGGTCATGCGCGCTGAAATGAAGAATGATCGCGCACGAACCGATGTCAGCCGTATTTCATCCTTTGGGCTCATGGAGTTGGTGCGCCAGCGCCTTGGTTCTTCGGCCATCGCCATTTCCACGGAACCCTGTCCCTGCTGCAAGGGTACCGGCATTCGTCGCAACATGGAGTGGCAGGCTTTGCAGGCGCTTAAGGATATCCACCGCGATATTCGCAAACCGAGCATGGAATCTGTGGAATACGACTGTGAAGAGGAACTTGCCATCTATCTCCTCAACAACAAGCGACAGGTCCTTGCCGAAATGGAAGAAGAGTACAACAAGGAAATTCACATCGACATCGACTACGATTACGACGACTAGATCGTAGCTATAGTGAGTATAATGGAAGAGGCCCCCTGTTTCAGGAGGCCTCTTTTCTTTTGAATATGGAGTCAGCTTGTGGGCTGTTTGATTCTTAATTGATCGTCAACAGGGCGCTGTAGAAGAATTCTCCCAGCGGTGAATCCGGTGGGGTCGTCCATTCCTTGTTCAGTTCGGCTCTTTCGTGGTGGCCCAGAAACGCTTTAATCAAGTGATCGTTTTCATCCGGATTGAGCGTGCAGGTGATAATGGCAATTTTGCCTCCGCGTTTGACGCGATGAGCAGCATTATCCAGTATCTCGCTTTGCAGTTTCATCAGGTCATCAAGGTCCTTGGTGGTCCGTTTCCACTTGGTGTCCGGGCGGCGGGAAAGTACGCCGAGGCCGGAGCAGGGGAGATCGAGCAGGATGGTTGATGGCTGGTGCGGAGGAATGGCCGTCGCTGCATTGGCTTCGAATGTTTCCACACCGGGCAGTTCCCGACGCAGTGCGGACAGGCGTCCCTTGTGCGGGTCAGAGGCAAAAACCTTCAAGCCATTTTCCAACAGAATCCGGGTCTTGCCGCCTCGTCCGGCGCACGCATCCCATACCGGGCTTTCCCACAATGAGGGATTGAGCGCCTCTATGGCTTCTCTCGCAGCAAACGACTGGCGTGCCAGCGGCGGTTCCGGCTCATCCTCAAAGGACGTACCGGCAGGCAGTGCGAAGGACATGCCCTCGATGTCTATGATCTCGGGTGCGCCAGCCAGTTCCGTAAATATTTCTTCCGCTTCCGGGTGACCATACAGATTGATGCCCACGGCGGGCGGCGACAGTTGCGCTTCAAGATAGGCAAGGGCCCTTTCTTCGCCGTAGGCTCTCCACCACATGTCCACAAGCCACTGAGGGCAGGCGTACCAACGGCTCAGGAATTCCGGCAGGGAGGCGTCCTTGCGATAGAAATCCTTGTCAAAGGCTTCGTCGCCCATGTCCGCGATACGGCGGAGCACAGCGTTGAAAAGACCGGAAAGACGGGAGCCGGGTTTGCTCTTGGAAAATTCGACGGCCCAGTCAACAGAGGCGTAGGCCGGAACCTTGTCGAGAAAAATGATCTCGTAAGCCGCAACGCCCATAGCCAGTCGCATTTTGGGCGGCAGCTTGCCGGGGTCCTGTAGAAACCGTGTCAGGATATACTCGATGCGGCCCTTGAGCCGGAGGTATCCGTAACAGAGTTCAGTGGCAAGCCCGACATCGCGGGGATCGATTTTGCCGGAGGAAAGGGCCACGTCAAGGGCGGCCTGAATGTCCTGCTTGGAAAACAGGCAACGGTAAAGTGCTTCGAGTGCGACCCTTCTCGCTGGAGGCAGGGGCTTGGTGGAATGTGCTTTCATACGATTCTCCATACGCTTTGCGCACGACTGGCGCAAGCAGCATGTATGGGGAAAAAGTGAAGTTAGCTGTTGGCGCTGGAGCGGATGACACGCAGCACTTCGTATGGATACTTGCCCTCAAAGGCATCATGTACGGGTGTCAGGGCGAGAATTCCCCGTTTCTTGAAGTCGCGCAATGTGGATTTGATCAAGTCGATTTCAACATCTGGCAGCTTGACCAGCTCCCGGTAATTCAGCTTGCCGCATTTGACTGCCTGGGAAAGATGATTCCAAATGGATGCGGGCTTGAGGCAGCGGCGGCTGGCTACTTCCTCCACATCACCGAATTCTCTGAACAGGGTCAGCGACTCCTGGGCTGTGGCGGATAATTCCTGCTTCTTCTGTTTCTGCTTATCTCTCTTGTCCGCTCTGTCCGAAGGAATTTCAGCCAGGTTGGCGGGTCTGCCGTGCTTTTCTTCGTGGGCATGCAGACCGGCAAGGAACGTGGAGCCGAATCGCTCCAGCTTGACCTCGCCGACACCGGAAATGCAGCCAAATGACTCCAGCGAGGTGGGACGGTATTTGACCAGTTCCAACAGCGTCTTGTCCGGAAAGATAGCGTAAGGAGGAACAGACTGCTCTTCTGCAATGGAGAGCCTGAGTTCGCGTAGGGAATCGAACAGTTCTTCTGTTTCCCAGTTGGTCAGGATATCGGCAGCGGCAGCTCTCGCCGGTTTGGACTTTTTCGAGCGCTTGGGCACGATGGGGTCGGTGCGGAAGCGGATGGGGCGCTCGCCTTTGAGTATGGGCCACGAGCGTTCATTGAGCGTCAGAGCGTTGAATCGTTCAGGGTCCACCGAGCAATACCCACCGGCCAGTAGCTGCCGATACACGGATTTCCACTGGTCCAGGCTCAACTCTTCGCCACACCCGAAGGTGGACAGCTCGGTGTGGTTGAAGCGCCGAATCTGATCGGTTTCCTTGCCCACAAGAACATGAGCCAGATAGTTGACGCCGAATCGCTGTTCGGTACGAAAGATGTTGGACAGGGCCTTTTGCGCTTCCACAGTCCCATCCCAGGTGTCCACCGGGGTGATACAGTTGTCGCAATTACCGCACGGCTCAATGGTTTCGCCAAAATAGCCGAGCAATGCCTGTCGACGGCAACTGGCAGCTTCCAGGAAAGCGAACATGGAGCCGAGTTTGGAATGCTCCACCCGTTTGCGCGTCCCTGCTGCCTCACCGGATTCAATCATGGATCGGAGCACGGCAATGTCCTGCATGCCAAAGCACATCCACGCCGAGGCTGGCAGACCGTCACGTCCGGCGCGACCTGTCTCCTGATGGTATGCTTCCAGCGATTTGGGCGGCTCCAGATGGCACACGAAACGGACGTTGGGCTTGTCCACACCCATGCCGAATGCCACGGTCGCCACCATGACCACCCCTTCCTCCCGCATGAACCGCTCCTGATTGCGGTACCGTTCGGCCTGTGACAATCCGGCATGATAGGGGAGGGCGGTCACTCCGTGCTTGTTCAGAAATTCAGCGGTCTTTTCAACCTTTTTGCGGCTGAGTCGGTAGACGATCCCTGCATCGCCGGGATGGTTGTCCCGGATAAATTGCAGGAGCATCTTGCGCCCGTTGTTCTTGGGCAGGACCGTGTAGGAAATATTGGGTCGGTTGAATCCGGTGGCATAGACCTGCGCTTGACCAAGGTGCAGATTGTTGACGATATCCCGTTGTGTCGGTTTGTCGGCTGTGGCTGTGAGGGCCAGACGCGGAACATCAGGGAATCGCTCATGAAGGATGGACAACTGCATGTATTCCGGCCGGAAATCGTGCCCCCATTGGGAAACACAGTGGGCTTCGTCGATGGCGAACAGACATGGATTGCACCGCGCCAGAAAATCCAGAAAGCCGGGACGGAACAGACGTTCCGGGGCGACATAGAGCAGGTCCAGTTGCCCGGTTTCCAGTTGTTGTTCCACTTCCCAGGCCGATTGTGGGTCAAGGGAAGAATTGAGACAGGCAGCGCGAACGCCCATCTGCGTCAGTCCCTGCACCTGATCCTGCATCAAGGCAATGAGCGGGGAAACGCATATGCCGACACCCTGACGGAGCATGGCAGGGATTTGATAGCAGAGGGATTTGCCTCCGCCCGTGGGCATGAGTACCAGCGAGTCACCGCCCGCAAGGGTGTTGTTGATGATGGATTCCTGTAGACCGATGAAGGCGTCAAAGCCGAATACGGAACTCAGTACCTCATTGGGAGTGGATGGTGGACGGGTGTGGGGCTGATGCATGGGGGGCGAGAGTATGGCAAACCGTTTTGGATGGCAATGCGTATCGTGTTCATGCGGGAATGATCCGCTGCCCGTCTTTGATGATCAGTTCCGGGGAGGTGAGTTGAGCGAGGTCGCTGAGTGGTGAGCCGGAGAAGAGCAGCAGGTCGGCGGAGTTGCCAGCGCGTATGGTTCCTCTGTCCTTGAATCCACAGGCTCGGGCCGCGACGCGGGTGGCTCCCTGCAGGATACGGTGGTTGGATAAACCTCCAGACTGCAAGAGGGTGCATTCCTTGCTGGGCATGCCTGCTTCAGTGCGTCGATACGGGAAGTCGTTGCCAACAGCGATATCACCGTTAAGCTGATTGAAGTACTGGACCGGAGCCGATAATTCAGGCCCACTCCACATGGAGCGCGAAAGGACATCCTGTGTTGGTGTCAGTATGATTCCATTTTTGACCATCCGGTCCAACAGTTTTCGATAGGGTGAGATCGGTAGCCCCTGCCGGTCGAGGATTGGATGGGGGACGCCGTTACGCAACCATCGGTGCGGTACATGTTCTATCGTATCAACTCCCGCATTGAGCGCCTTTCCCAAACCTCCGATATCCTCCACATGACAACGGATGACCAGCCCCAAGCTTCTTGCCTGATTGCATAAGGCCTTGGCTGTGGCGGCATCGAGCATGGGCCATGGTTTCCTGTTGGGACCCGGCTCAAAAGCGAGCTTGATCATGGTAGCCCCGAGGTCGGCCAGTCGCCGGACCTGCTCCCGACCATGTTGAGGAGAAGTCACGACCAGCCCGTACCTGTTGTCATGCACTGGCAGGGGATAGCCTCCGGGCGGACAGAGTATTGGTCCAGAGCAGGCTGCCGTGGCGGTTTGCCCTGTGGGTGTTTGCGTCAGGGCGCTGATGGCTTTCAGTGGAGAGCCGACATCGCCGATGGCTGTGACGCCATGCTGCAGCCAGCGCTCACGTCGCTCCTTTGGCGAGTGCAGGCCGTGGACGTGGCAGTTGATGACCCCTGGCATGATGAAGGCATTCGGGACAGTGATTGTCCGTGGTATATTCGCGGAGTGGATCGGGACAACGTCGACGATACGGGTACCGTGAACGACAACGGCATGGTCATGAAGAGGTGGTTTGTCTTCTCCCGTGAAAACAGTGCCGGCCAGCGCAAAGGGAGCGTCAGAATGTGTCGCTGAACGGGCTGATGCGGGCAGTATGGCAAGCCCGGCCATGGCAGCGAGAAAGTGTCTTCGGGAAACAGTCATGATCTCTGACGGTAGGAGATATCGGCAGACGGGGCAAGAGGGGCGGGTTGTAAAAAAGGCCCTGCTCAACGAGCAGGGCCTTCATATCGGAATGAATTGTTACCTATTGGATAGGTTCTTTGGGATCAGGGGAGAAGAATGCGTCTGCCCAGGTGAAAGCGTGCTGGTAGCTGACAGCTACGGTTCCTGGCAACAGGTTCAGCTCTTTGGCTTTTTTGCCGACCTCATCCCAGTCGGAATGCTCGATAGCGCGGGTCAGGTCGAGCCAAATGGCAAACTGGTTCTGTTTACCGCACAGAGCGTCTTTGACCTTGTCGTCTACCGGTAGGTGTTCGACGATGGAACTCATGTCGGAATCGAGCATGGCGTCGAGGAGTGAGAAGAGACCGAGCATGAACAACCTGTCCGACTCTTCCTCATATCCACCACCAAGGGCTGCGGTTTCAAACAGCTTGGCCCTGTGAGCCGATATATACGCCAGCTCCTGACTTTTTTCAGAAGGCGTGATGTCCGTGAGAATGATGAGTCGCAACCAGTTGCGAATGGGCTTCCAACCGGCCAGCACAACGGCCTGACGAATGGAAGTGATGGTGGTTGCGAAACTGAAATTTGCCGAATTCAGGAAATTGAGAAGCCGGTAGCTGATGGCGACATCTGCCTCGATGGCTGAGGTCAGCGCGTCAAAATCCGGTTCGTCTTTCTCGATGATTTCAAACAGTTTGAGACGGGTCGCTTTGGAAGACGGGATCTTGCGGCCGGATTCCGTGGCCGGGTGCTTGAAGAAAAAGCCGTGGAACAGATGAAATCCGGTGTCCTGCGCTTTTTTCAGCTCTTCGGCGTTCTCCACCCGTTTGGCGATGAGCTGTGGAGAGCCGAATTTCTGTGCTTTGGCCGTAATGAGCTGGAGATCGGCCTCTTCCTTGCCGCTGATATCTACGATGAGGATGTCGGCGATTTCCGCAAGGGGCTCACAGCCGGGCTTCCCTTCGAAGTTGTTGACGGCGATCTCATACCCGTCCGACTGGATGTTACGGAGCATATCCAGCAAATTGTGGTCCACCTTGGCGGTCTCCTCGAGGATGAGCACCGTGTTGGACCAGGGTACGGCATTATGCGTCCCACGCCGAATATCATCGGGTGTGAAGTGGATCATCTGCCGCGCTTTTTGCCCCGCAATACCGCCACAAAGCGGAAGATTGGCCACGAGGTTCATGGTCGCTTCGGAGTTGTCGGTGAAAATGGCACGATCGGCATCATCGCTATCCCGAAACAGAAGCAGGTAACCCCATGTCTTGTTCCGTTCGTCGAAAACCGGCTGCCGGGCAATAAAAATGGATTCGTAGGCTCTTTCTTCGCTCATGGGCTCCTCAGATAAGACGAAATCTGATAACCTGAGTAGCATCCCATAATTATTATTAGAGAGTCAACAATATCAAGCTGTATTCGCGGATTCTATCGCGTTTGACGGGTCTATTCCCTTCCATCTTTGCCCCGAGTGTATTATGTGACTATGCAACGATTCATTGAACGCCCTTCCCTGGGCCAGAGCTACTACACGATTAAAGAGGTGGAGAATGCACACTGGCAAAGCCATTCGTTTGGAAAGAATATTCAACCGAAACACGCAAAAGACCATCATCGTCCCCATGGATCATGGTGTGACAGTCGGTCCCATCGCCGGACTGGAGAAGATGCGTGATACGGTCACCAATCTTGTGGCCGGTGGTGCCAACGCAGGGTTGGTCCACAAAGGTCAGGTCCAGTTGGGACACCGCATGCAGGGCCGTGATTTCGGGTGTATTGTCCACCTGTCTGCCGGTACTACGCTGTCGCCGTTTCCCAACGTCAAACGTCTGGTTACTACCGTGGAAGAGGCCATTCGCCTCGGGGCTGACGGCGTCAGTGTCCATGTGAACCTCGGTGACGAGACCGAAGGGCAGATGCTCAGCGATCTGGGCAGCGTGGCCGCTTCCGCTTCGGAGTGGGGCATGCCGCTGCTGGCAATGGTCTATGCACGAGGCCCGAAGGTCAGTGATGAGTATGACCCTGAGGTGGTAAAGCATTGCGCTCGTGTCGGCGCTGAATTGGGGGCTGATGTCGTCAAGGTCAATTATACTGGTGACTTTGAGTCCTTCTCGAAAGTGGTTGAGTGTGCCGGAATCCCGGTGGTTATCGCCGGAGGTGCCAAGCTGGACTCGACCCGCGATTTTCTCGATATGGTTCGCATCGCCATTGATGCCGGGGCCGCCGGACTTTCTGTCGGCCGCAATGTGTTCCAGCATAATGATCCGACCCGTCTTGTCGAAGTCCTCAACCGCATCGTTCACATGGACATGCCGGTTGATGAAGCCCTGGCTGGCTACGACGACGTTTTATAGTCGACTTTGATTAATAGAGCCCCGACAGATTTGTCTGTCGGGGCTTTTTTTCTTTCTCGAGCGAACAAACCCTGCCTGGCCGAGGAGGGGTCTTTGGGGAGTCAGCCTGTCCATTGGTATGTGTTGGCGAGGGGCGTAAAAAAAGTTGTAGTTGATCAATCGAGCTGTACCGATATTGTTGGAATAGGGCTTTCCCCTCGTATCCAGACGAGGTGGAGCAGAGAGTACCCCTGGCCCGTTATTATTTCAGTTCGCCCATGTCCTGCTTTGTATTCAGGTAGTTATCGTCCGTTATCCTTTCTTTCTGTTACCTGCTTCGATGCGAGTCGTTGAGCAGAAATGGGCGCATACTGAATCCTTCAAATGTCCCCCACTGCTTCTTGCGGCATTTTTTGATGGGCGCCACCGCAGATGATATTCGAAACCCGGCAGACCGCAGTGTTTCGACAGAAGGCAGCTTACCTTTGTGCGTTTGTACAATGATGAAGTTTTGCAATGATATTATCTCCCGTGTGGTGTTGTGTTAGTGTGAGACCTCTGCGCATCCCCTTTTCGCGTCCGTGCCTTGCGCTCCGCACCCAATTTGATGTTCTGACCGCACCCCAGCTTGGGCTCATTCCCGGCCTTTTCCTGCCATTTCTGGCCGAAATGCCGGATTTTGGACGCACCTCTCCCTTCAGGCTCGCGCCAGTCGAACAGCTTTTTTCAAATTGAACGCCATGGCGAGGATGTGGAACTCTCCCTCCACCTTCTCACGACCCACGTATCGGGACCGAAAGAATGCGTAGCCACGTTTGAGTGTGCCGAAGGCCCGCTCGACTATTTGCCGAATGCTGCTGATGTCACGGTTGCGGGTCTTTTCGAAGTCTGTCAGCCTGCCGCCACGAGGCGTCTTGTCCATGGTTCCGTCCTCCAAATCGCGATCAAACAGAATGTCCCGGTTCTTCCCGCTGCAATAGCCCTTGTCCGCATAAACCCGTGCGCCGGGATCAAGGCCGACGCCATTCACGAGCCGCTCGAATTCGCCCGTGTCCGAATGGTTCGCGGGAGTGATGTGACCACAGAGCAGAAACCCGTCTCGACTGTCCGTCGCGGCATGGAGCTTGTAGCCGTAATAGGCCCGATTTCTCTTGCGGAGCCAGGCCGCCTCCTCGTCATCCGAATAGCTGACCCGGCAGTCCACCGGCCCATCCTGTTCTTCGGCGTCCTCGGAACGGTCCTCAGGCATCACGTCGATAACCTTGCGCGGCCGCCGCTGCGACTCGACTACCGAGGCGTCCACCACGGCTCCCTCACGGACAAGAAGCCCTTGTCCTTCAAGCTGGCGGTTAAGCATGTCGAGCAAGGAGTCCAGCACCTTCAGGCGGATCAAACCGTTACGGAAACGGCATATGGTGGTCTCGTCCGGCACGTCGTCCTCGATGGAAAAACCGGTAAATCTGACAAAGGAGAGCCGGTCGAGCAGCGCCTGCTCCACGCCCGGATCACTCAGGTTGTACCAACGCTGCAAGAGCAGAATCTTGAACATCGCCAGAGGCGGATAGGCGGGATTGCCCACGGCGTTGGCCTTGCGCCTGATCTTCTTGCACAGAAAGGCGTTGATGGGCTGCCAGTCGATGAGTTCGTTGATCTCATCCAGAAATGTGGTCTTGGTTCTGCGGTGCCCCAGGAAGTAATCACCCAACCGAGGTCCTTTCTGCCGAATAGCCATGCCTTCCTCCTTTGGATGGAGAAATAATAGCATAATAAATCAAATAGTTAAAGAGTAAAAGTGTGGGATTTGCCGTGCAGAGGTCTCTAGTGTTGGTTGATGCAGTGTAAATAGGCTAGTCTATAATTATGTTGAAAACGATTTATAAGTAAGAGGAGTGTGGTGGAAAGTCCAGTTAAAACTCATAATTTTAGTACCTAATACCCTATTTTACTTTGAAAATTTAATTACATATTTTTAAAAGTTATACTTTTTTTCAGCGTTGCATCGTTTTATGTTGCAGAGTGCCATGCAGTGATGTTGCAGTGCAGTTTTATTATGTGCAATATAGATAATTCAACAGAAAAGCCCCATACAAAAGTGCATGGGGCTTTTCATTACAGCGTTTTTACTAATTGAATTATGGAGTAAATGGGGCGCTCAACAGCTACGAAGAACTCACGCGCCTTCAGCCTTACTTTTGGGGTTCGGTTTCAGATAAGGCGGCGACTAGTTTGTCTCCAGCCAATTGTATATGGGACTGCATTGCCTGCCGTGCGGCCATCGGGTCATGGGCTTCA from Pseudodesulfovibrio profundus encodes the following:
- the recQ gene encoding DNA helicase RecQ, which gives rise to MHQPHTRPPSTPNEVLSSVFGFDAFIGLQESIINNTLAGGDSLVLMPTGGGKSLCYQIPAMLRQGVGICVSPLIALMQDQVQGLTQMGVRAACLNSSLDPQSAWEVEQQLETGQLDLLYVAPERLFRPGFLDFLARCNPCLFAIDEAHCVSQWGHDFRPEYMQLSILHERFPDVPRLALTATADKPTQRDIVNNLHLGQAQVYATGFNRPNISYTVLPKNNGRKMLLQFIRDNHPGDAGIVYRLSRKKVEKTAEFLNKHGVTALPYHAGLSQAERYRNQERFMREEGVVMVATVAFGMGVDKPNVRFVCHLEPPKSLEAYHQETGRAGRDGLPASAWMCFGMQDIAVLRSMIESGEAAGTRKRVEHSKLGSMFAFLEAASCRRQALLGYFGETIEPCGNCDNCITPVDTWDGTVEAQKALSNIFRTEQRFGVNYLAHVLVGKETDQIRRFNHTELSTFGCGEELSLDQWKSVYRQLLAGGYCSVDPERFNALTLNERSWPILKGERPIRFRTDPIVPKRSKKSKPARAAAADILTNWETEELFDSLRELRLSIAEEQSVPPYAIFPDKTLLELVKYRPTSLESFGCISGVGEVKLERFGSTFLAGLHAHEEKHGRPANLAEIPSDRADKRDKQKQKKQELSATAQESLTLFREFGDVEEVASRRCLKPASIWNHLSQAVKCGKLNYRELVKLPDVEIDLIKSTLRDFKKRGILALTPVHDAFEGKYPYEVLRVIRSSANS
- a CDS encoding Rne/Rng family ribonuclease codes for the protein MTAVANKKRRQKMFISVLPGEQVEVVIAEEGIVNEYYVEMVHQAKTKGNIYKGYIHNIDNGLQAAFINYGAERNGFLQIDEVHPEYYMGSPATKKGQRFPLMQKVLKPGQEILVQVVKEPTGKKGAFLTTYLSLPGRSFVYTVGRSQMGVSRKIENEKERARLKKALESFDTSEGVGLIARTAAVGQSKAALGRDFKYLNRLWTDIRANAQQKKAPTVVYEELGLAARAVRDYLTTDVTEVWVDDKETYNQVKQFVKLAFPRKNNLAKLHEDHDLSLLERFNLVKQVQEIYSREASMPSGGRLVFDATEALTAIDINSGKIGGERNFQKMALKTNVEAAREIARQLRLRDIGGQVVIDFIEMKNPKDCREVEKVMRAEMKNDRARTDVSRISSFGLMELVRQRLGSSAIAISTEPCPCCKGTGIRRNMEWQALQALKDIHRDIRKPSMESVEYDCEEELAIYLLNNKRQVLAEMEEEYNKEIHIDIDYDYDD
- a CDS encoding amidohydrolase family protein is translated as MTVSRRHFLAAMAGLAILPASARSATHSDAPFALAGTVFTGEDKPPLHDHAVVVHGTRIVDVVPIHSANIPRTITVPNAFIMPGVINCHVHGLHSPKERRERWLQHGVTAIGDVGSPLKAISALTQTPTGQTATAACSGPILCPPGGYPLPVHDNRYGLVVTSPQHGREQVRRLADLGATMIKLAFEPGPNRKPWPMLDAATAKALCNQARSLGLVIRCHVEDIGGLGKALNAGVDTIEHVPHRWLRNGVPHPILDRQGLPISPYRKLLDRMVKNGIILTPTQDVLSRSMWSGPELSAPVQYFNQLNGDIAVGNDFPYRRTEAGMPSKECTLLQSGGLSNHRILQGATRVAARACGFKDRGTIRAGNSADLLLFSGSPLSDLAQLTSPELIIKDGQRIIPA
- a CDS encoding EAL and HDOD domain-containing protein: MSEERAYESIFIARQPVFDERNKTWGYLLLFRDSDDADRAIFTDNSEATMNLVANLPLCGGIAGQKARQMIHFTPDDIRRGTHNAVPWSNTVLILEETAKVDHNLLDMLRNIQSDGYEIAVNNFEGKPGCEPLAEIADILIVDISGKEEADLQLITAKAQKFGSPQLIAKRVENAEELKKAQDTGFHLFHGFFFKHPATESGRKIPSSKATRLKLFEIIEKDEPDFDALTSAIEADVAISYRLLNFLNSANFSFATTITSIRQAVVLAGWKPIRNWLRLIILTDITPSEKSQELAYISAHRAKLFETAALGGGYEEESDRLFMLGLFSLLDAMLDSDMSSIVEHLPVDDKVKDALCGKQNQFAIWLDLTRAIEHSDWDEVGKKAKELNLLPGTVAVSYQHAFTWADAFFSPDPKEPIQ
- a CDS encoding transcription antitermination factor NusB; protein product: MKAHSTKPLPPARRVALEALYRCLFSKQDIQAALDVALSSGKIDPRDVGLATELCYGYLRLKGRIEYILTRFLQDPGKLPPKMRLAMGVAAYEIIFLDKVPAYASVDWAVEFSKSKPGSRLSGLFNAVLRRIADMGDEAFDKDFYRKDASLPEFLSRWYACPQWLVDMWWRAYGEERALAYLEAQLSPPAVGINLYGHPEAEEIFTELAGAPEIIDIEGMSFALPAGTSFEDEPEPPLARQSFAAREAIEALNPSLWESPVWDACAGRGGKTRILLENGLKVFASDPHKGRLSALRRELPGVETFEANAATAIPPHQPSTILLDLPCSGLGVLSRRPDTKWKRTTKDLDDLMKLQSEILDNAAHRVKRGGKIAIITCTLNPDENDHLIKAFLGHHERAELNKEWTTPPDSPLGEFFYSALLTIN
- a CDS encoding IS5 family transposase, with the protein product MLLFLHPKEEGMAIRQKGPRLGDYFLGHRRTKTTFLDEINELIDWQPINAFLCKKIRRKANAVGNPAYPPLAMFKILLLQRWYNLSDPGVEQALLDRLSFVRFTGFSIEDDVPDETTICRFRNGLIRLKVLDSLLDMLNRQLEGQGLLVREGAVVDASVVESQRRPRKVIDVMPEDRSEDAEEQDGPVDCRVSYSDDEEAAWLRKRNRAYYGYKLHAATDSRDGFLLCGHITPANHSDTGEFERLVNGVGLDPGARVYADKGYCSGKNRDILFDRDLEDGTMDKTPRGGRLTDFEKTRNRDISSIRQIVERAFGTLKRGYAFFRSRYVGREKVEGEFHILAMAFNLKKAVRLARA
- a CDS encoding 2-amino-3,7-dideoxy-D-threo-hept-6-ulosonate synthase, yielding MHTGKAIRLERIFNRNTQKTIIVPMDHGVTVGPIAGLEKMRDTVTNLVAGGANAGLVHKGQVQLGHRMQGRDFGCIVHLSAGTTLSPFPNVKRLVTTVEEAIRLGADGVSVHVNLGDETEGQMLSDLGSVAASASEWGMPLLAMVYARGPKVSDEYDPEVVKHCARVGAELGADVVKVNYTGDFESFSKVVECAGIPVVIAGGAKLDSTRDFLDMVRIAIDAGAAGLSVGRNVFQHNDPTRLVEVLNRIVHMDMPVDEALAGYDDVL